In one window of Geotrypetes seraphini chromosome 3, aGeoSer1.1, whole genome shotgun sequence DNA:
- the LOC117357851 gene encoding 40S ribosomal protein S27-like has protein sequence MLLAKDLLHPSPEEKREHRKKQLVQCPNSYFMDVKCLGCYKITTVFSHAQTVVLCVGCSTVLCQPTGGKARLTEGCSFRRKQH, from the coding sequence ATGCTGCTGGCCAAGGATCTCCTGCATCCATCCCCCGAGGAGAAGAGGGAGCACAGGAAGAAGCAGCTGGTCCAGTGCCCCAACTCCTACTTCATGGACGTCAAGTGCCTAGGTTGCTATAAAATCACCACTGTATTTAGCCATGCCCAAACTGTGGTTCTTTGTGTGGGCTGCTCAACTGTTCTTTGTCAGCCCACTGGTGGAAAAGCAAGGCTCACTGAAGGATGTTCCTTCAGACGGAAGCAGCACTAA